From Limisphaera ngatamarikiensis, one genomic window encodes:
- a CDS encoding Gfo/Idh/MocA family protein, whose amino-acid sequence MAKPLTVGVVGCGYWGPNLIRNFRQLPGCRLKMVCDVNPDRLAHMQRLYPELQVTQNYEDLVHDPELDAIAIATPVRFHHRMARASLATGKHTFIEKPMAASVAECEELIQLAEDRGLTLMVGHTFLFSPAVRKIKEIISRGDIGPLHYIAARRLNLGLFQKDINVTWDLAPHDLSIILYIMESLPRVVSCWGNAHITPGIEDVTSLHLTFDHNRIAMVHSSWLDPKKVREMTFVGTRRMIVYDDVALHEKIKIYDARVEVPPHYDTFAEFQYSYHYGDMYVPYVKQEEPLKLECQHFLDCIRTGQKPLTSGREGLEVVRILELASQSLRKGGVPVEVNGHGAPPPLFESPQPLAATAAAS is encoded by the coding sequence ATGGCAAAGCCATTGACCGTGGGCGTCGTTGGTTGCGGCTACTGGGGCCCCAACCTCATCCGTAACTTCCGGCAACTGCCCGGTTGCCGACTCAAGATGGTCTGCGACGTCAACCCGGACCGGCTCGCCCACATGCAGCGGCTCTACCCGGAACTGCAGGTCACCCAGAACTACGAAGACCTCGTCCATGACCCTGAACTGGACGCCATCGCCATCGCCACGCCGGTCCGGTTCCATCACCGCATGGCCCGGGCCAGCCTGGCCACCGGCAAACATACCTTCATCGAAAAACCCATGGCCGCCAGCGTGGCCGAATGCGAGGAACTGATCCAACTCGCGGAAGACCGGGGCCTGACACTGATGGTGGGGCACACCTTCCTGTTCTCGCCCGCAGTCCGCAAGATCAAGGAGATCATCAGCCGCGGCGACATCGGTCCGCTCCACTACATCGCCGCCCGGCGCCTGAACCTCGGCTTGTTCCAGAAGGACATCAACGTCACCTGGGACCTCGCACCCCACGACCTCTCCATCATCCTCTACATCATGGAAAGCCTGCCGCGCGTGGTCTCCTGCTGGGGCAACGCCCACATCACCCCCGGCATCGAGGACGTCACCAGCCTGCACCTCACCTTCGACCACAACCGCATCGCCATGGTCCACAGCAGCTGGCTCGACCCCAAAAAGGTGCGCGAAATGACCTTTGTGGGTACACGGCGCATGATCGTCTACGACGACGTCGCCCTCCACGAGAAAATCAAAATCTACGATGCCCGCGTGGAGGTGCCGCCGCACTACGACACCTTCGCGGAGTTCCAATACTCCTATCACTACGGCGACATGTACGTCCCATACGTCAAACAGGAGGAACCCCTGAAGCTCGAGTGCCAGCATTTCCTGGACTGCATCCGTACCGGCCAGAAACCGCTGACCTCGGGCCGGGAAGGACTCGAAGTGGTCCGAATCCTCGAGCTGGCCTCCCAATCGTTGCGCAAGGGCGGTGTCCCCGTGGAGGTCAACGGCCACGGTGCACCTCCGCCCTTGTTCGAATCCCCGCAACCTCTGGCCGCCACCGCGGCCGCCTCCTGA
- a CDS encoding sugar transferase, whose product MPEQTQAITLSMSRDGADDGPLPVWKRALDLFCILVSLPVTLPLGLAIAAYIKLVSPGPVLFRQERIGYRGQRFWCLKFRTMRVNADTSCHQQHLKSLLTSDAPMIKLDVKGDPRLIRGGAFLRATGLDELPQLINVLRGEMSLVGPRPCLPYEYEQYDDWARQRCEAVPGLTGLWQVSGKNHTTFRRMIELDIQYARTKSLWLDLRIMAKTFSALAAQVRETRAAVRTPAASSPTHPAVPAANGAAKAA is encoded by the coding sequence ATGCCGGAGCAAACACAAGCCATTACGCTGAGCATGAGCCGGGACGGCGCGGACGACGGGCCCTTGCCGGTGTGGAAGCGGGCGCTGGACCTCTTCTGCATCCTGGTGAGCCTGCCCGTGACGTTGCCGCTGGGTCTGGCCATTGCAGCGTATATCAAACTGGTCTCGCCCGGCCCCGTGCTGTTCCGCCAGGAACGCATCGGGTACCGCGGTCAACGGTTCTGGTGCCTGAAGTTCCGCACCATGCGGGTCAACGCGGACACCTCCTGCCATCAACAACACCTCAAATCGCTGCTGACCAGCGACGCGCCCATGATCAAACTCGACGTCAAGGGCGATCCGCGGTTGATCCGCGGTGGCGCCTTTCTGCGGGCCACCGGACTGGATGAGCTGCCCCAGCTGATCAACGTCTTGCGCGGCGAAATGAGCCTGGTGGGACCCCGGCCCTGCCTGCCCTACGAATACGAACAGTACGACGATTGGGCACGGCAGCGGTGCGAAGCCGTGCCGGGGCTGACCGGCCTCTGGCAGGTCAGCGGCAAAAATCACACCACCTTCCGTCGCATGATCGAACTGGACATCCAGTACGCACGGACCAAATCCCTCTGGCTGGATCTCCGGATCATGGCAAAGACCTTCTCGGCCTTGGCGGCGCAGGTGCGCGAAACCCGCGCCGCTGTCCGCACCCCGGCTGCGTCATCCCCGACGCACCCGGCCGTTCCCGCCGCGAACGGGGCCGCCAAGGCCGCCTAA